One Perognathus longimembris pacificus isolate PPM17 chromosome 2, ASM2315922v1, whole genome shotgun sequence DNA segment encodes these proteins:
- the LOC125345784 gene encoding motile sperm domain-containing protein 3 isoform X2, which produces MSDRPEPACAPPPAGLVVPVLVFPPDLVFRADQRSGPRQLLTLYNPTGTALRFRVLCTAPAKYTVFDAEGFVRPQSCIDIVIRHVAPIPSHYDVQDRFRIELSEEGAEGRMVGRKDITSVLRAPAYPLELQEQPEPAPHPGPPAWTAPLPARQFQDNPRQQLATSSFLLFLLTGVVSVAFLLLPLQDELGSQLPQVLHVSLGQKLVAAYVLGLLTMVFLRT; this is translated from the exons ATGTCCGACCGCCCAGAGCCTGCATGCGCC cctcctcccgcgGGACTCGTGGTCCCGGTGCTGGTCTTTCCACCGGATCTAGTATTCAGGGCGGACCAAAGGAGCGGACCCCGGCAGCTGCTGACTCTCTACAACCCTACGGGAACTGCGCTCCGCTTCCGAGTTCTGTGCACAGCACCTGCCAAATATACGGTGTTTGACGCAGAAGGGTTCGTGAGGCCTCAGTCCTGCATTGACATAGTGATTCGCCATGTGGCCCCCATTCCCAGCCACTATGATGTCCAGGATCGCTTCCGCATTGAGCTGTCTGAGGAGGGGGCTGAGGGCCGAATGGTGGGACGGAAGGACATTACCTCCGTACTGAGGGCCCCAGCATACCCCCTTGAGCTTCAAGAACAGCCTGAGCCAGCACCTCACCCAGGACCACCTGCCtggacagcaccacttccagccagaCAGTTCCAAGACAACCCCCGCCAGCAACTGGCCACCAGCTCCTTCCTGCTCTTCTTGCTGACGGGCGTAGTCTCTGTGGCCTTCCTACTGCTCCCGCTCCAGGATGAACTGGGCAGCCAGCTGCCACAAGTCCTCCATGTCTCCTTGGGACAGAAGTTGGTGGCAGCTTATGTGTTAGGCCTCCTCACCATGGTGTTCCTCCGGACCTGA
- the LOC125345784 gene encoding motile sperm domain-containing protein 3 isoform X1, producing the protein MRRGAPQDQELVGPGAPGRGSRGAPPPAGLVVPVLVFPPDLVFRADQRSGPRQLLTLYNPTGTALRFRVLCTAPAKYTVFDAEGFVRPQSCIDIVIRHVAPIPSHYDVQDRFRIELSEEGAEGRMVGRKDITSVLRAPAYPLELQEQPEPAPHPGPPAWTAPLPARQFQDNPRQQLATSSFLLFLLTGVVSVAFLLLPLQDELGSQLPQVLHVSLGQKLVAAYVLGLLTMVFLRT; encoded by the coding sequence ATGCGCCGAGGGGCGCCCCAGGACCAGGAGCTGGTGGGTCCGGGGGCCCCTGGGCGGGGGTCTcggggcgcccctcctcccgcgGGACTCGTGGTCCCGGTGCTGGTCTTTCCACCGGATCTAGTATTCAGGGCGGACCAAAGGAGCGGACCCCGGCAGCTGCTGACTCTCTACAACCCTACGGGAACTGCGCTCCGCTTCCGAGTTCTGTGCACAGCACCTGCCAAATATACGGTGTTTGACGCAGAAGGGTTCGTGAGGCCTCAGTCCTGCATTGACATAGTGATTCGCCATGTGGCCCCCATTCCCAGCCACTATGATGTCCAGGATCGCTTCCGCATTGAGCTGTCTGAGGAGGGGGCTGAGGGCCGAATGGTGGGACGGAAGGACATTACCTCCGTACTGAGGGCCCCAGCATACCCCCTTGAGCTTCAAGAACAGCCTGAGCCAGCACCTCACCCAGGACCACCTGCCtggacagcaccacttccagccagaCAGTTCCAAGACAACCCCCGCCAGCAACTGGCCACCAGCTCCTTCCTGCTCTTCTTGCTGACGGGCGTAGTCTCTGTGGCCTTCCTACTGCTCCCGCTCCAGGATGAACTGGGCAGCCAGCTGCCACAAGTCCTCCATGTCTCCTTGGGACAGAAGTTGGTGGCAGCTTATGTGTTAGGCCTCCTCACCATGGTGTTCCTCCGGACCTGA